The following proteins are co-located in the Scomber scombrus chromosome 2, fScoSco1.1, whole genome shotgun sequence genome:
- the cnga1a gene encoding cyclic nucleotide gated channel subunit alpha 1a: protein MTTTTTLPHITVPPLTAPQLATDSEEHSEDDLSPPPSNPHYLLNMNNNNNSEEEKKKKRKKEKKEKKEKKENQDDKEEKEKETEKKKEDEKEKEKEKEKEKEKEKAKAKDKDKDKEKPKEMFVMNPAGNLYYNWLFIITIPVMYNWTMIIARACFEELQHTYLIYWVFLDYTSDMIYLVDVIVKSRTGYLEQGLMVKDKKLLRDRYISSFQFRLDFISMLPTDIFYFVLGFDYPEIRINKLLRIGRLIEFFTKTETKTNYPNIFRIGNLIMYILIIIHWNACLYFSFSKFIGFGHDDWVYPALDDPEQPDFGKPMRKYAFSLYWSTLTLTTIGEMPPPALDSEFLFHVVDFLVGVLVFATIVGNIATMISNMNAAQAQFQARIDNIKQYMQVRKVSKDLELRVIKWFDYLWNNGKAQDEREVLRYLPDKLKAEIAIQVHMDTLKKVRIFADCEAGLLIELVLKLRPQVFSPGDYICKKGDIGREMYIIKDGKLAVVADDGVTQFVVLGSGSYFGEISILNIKGSKAGNRRTANIRSIGYSDLFCLSKDDLMESLTEYPDAKGMLEEKGRQILLKDGLIDLDPANIVPEVKELEEKVNRLYSSMELMQTKLRKILGNYTTTDKALRHRIADLELMTGEEVEEEDEEVKKEIEGEKKEDEKAGEDEGDGEKKEEEEKDKETTEEDKK, encoded by the exons ATGACCACTACAACCACCCTTCCCCACATAACTGTGCCACCTCTCACTGCACCACAACTTGCCACAGACAGTGAAGAGCACAGCGAGGATGACCT AAGTCCGCCTCCATCAAATCCTCATTATCTGCTCAACatgaataacaataataatagtgaaGA ggagaaaaagaagaaaaggaaaaaggagaagaaagaaaaaaaggagaagaaaga AAACCAGGATgacaaggaagaaaaagaaaaagagacagaaaagaagaaggaggatgaaaaagagaaagaaaaagaaaaggaaaaggaaaaggaaaaggaaaaggcaAAGGCAAAGGACAAGGATAAGGACAAGGAAAA GCCCAAAGAAATGTTTGTTATGAATCCTGCTGGGAATTTGTATTACAACTGGCTGTTCATCATCACGATACCCGTCATGTACAACTGGACCATGATCATAGCCAG GGCTTGCTTTGAGGAGCTGCAGCACACCTACCTCATTTACTGGGTTTTCCTGGACTACACCTCAGACATGATTTACCTTGTGGATGTAATCGTCAAGTCCAGAACAG GTTACCTTGAACAAGGCCTGATGGTGAAAGATAAAAAGCTGCTAAGGGATCGCTACATCAGCAGCTTCCAGTTTCGTCTGGATTTCATTTCCATGTTGCCCACTGACATCTTCTATTTCGTCCTGGGTTTTGACTACCCAGAGATTCGCATCAACAAGCTGCTGAGAATTGGCCGCTTGATAGAGTTCTTCACGAAGACTGAGACTAAAACTAACTACCCCAATATCTTTCGCATTGGAAACTTGATCATGtacatcctcatcatcatccacTGGAATGCCTGCTTATACTTCTCCTTCTCCAAGTTTATTGGTTTTGGCCATGATGATTGGGTTTACCCGGCTCTGGATGACCCTGAACAGCCTGATTTTGGGAAGCCCATGAGGAAATATGCATTCAGCCTTTACTGGTCCACACTGACCCTAACAACTATCGGAGAAATGCCACCTCCAGCCCTGGACTCAGAATTTCTCTTCCATGTGGTGGACTTCTTAGTTGGGGTCCTCGTCTTTGCCACCATTGTAGGAAACATTGCTACCATGATCTCCAACATGAACGCTGCCCAAGCCCAATTTCAGGCTCGAATTGACAATATCAAGCAGTACATGCAG GTTCGAAAGGTCAGCAAGGATCTTGAGTTGCGAGTCATCAAGTGGTTTGACTATCTGTGGAATAACGGCAAGGCACAGGATGAACGGGAGGTGCTGAGGTATCTTCCAGACAAGCTAAAAGCTGAGATCGCCATCCAAGTTCATATGGACACGCTCAAGAAAGTTCGCATTTTTGCAGACTGTGAGGCCGGCCTGCTGATTGAATTGGTGCTCAAGCTCCGGCCACAGGTGTTCAGCCCCGGAGACTACATCTGCAAAAAGGGTGATATTGGCCGTGAGATGTATATCATCAAAGATGGAAAACTTGCAGTAGTTGCTGACGATGGTGTCACACAGTTTGTTGTCCTGGGAAGCGGCAGCTATTTTGGTGAGATTAGTATCCTTAATATTAAAGGCAGCAAAGCGGGCAACAGGCGGACAGCCAACATCCGCAGCATTGGATACTCAGATCTTTTCTGCCTGTCAAAGGATGACCTGATGGAGTCACTGACAGAGTACCCAGATGCTAAAGGCATGCTTGAGGAGAAGGGCCGACAGATCCTGTTGAAAGATGGCCTGATAGACTTGGACCCAGCCAACATTGTGCCTGAGGTCAAAGAGCTAGAAGAGAAGGTCAACAGATTGTACAGCTCAATGGAACTGATGCAGACTAAGTTGAGGAAGATTCTGGGAAATTACACAACCACCGACAAGGCTCTCAGACATCGCATCGCTGATCTGGAGCTGATGACaggagaggaggtagaggaagaagatgaggaggTGAAAAAGGAGATTGAAGGGGAGaaaaaggaagatgaaaaagcaggagaggatgaaggagatggggagaaaaaggaagaagaggaaaaagacaagGAAACTacagaggaagacaaaaagTAA
- the enam gene encoding enamelin, with protein sequence MKPVIFMMCLLVTALAAPVPGSESEEQVAAHANEALRWMEMYRLYQQQGLVGNPFLPAADAPAPAAPAQPAVVLPQAVGDTSEEETEDGNPAPKAALAAPLNSDEEEEAEEAEEVEASEAEPAVVPEANPEAVVDAPVDVAPVNAAGIHAAAPAVDAAAVDAAAVDAAAVDAAAVDAAAVDTAAIDAAAVDAPAVDAPAVDAPAVDPTAVDAAAVDAVAADVPPVDVAPAAPEVSVDVAVADVPAASDAGAPDAAPETDMTGVAADPAVPL encoded by the exons ATGAAGCCAGTGATATTCATGATGTGCCTGCTGGTCACTGCCTTGGCTGCCCCT GTTCCAGGGAGTGAAAGCGAGGAG CAGGTTGCAGCACATGCTAATGAGGCCCTGAGGTGGATGGAGATGTACAGGCTTTACCAGCAGCAG GGACTAGTTGGAAaccctttccttcctgctgcagATGCTCCT GCCCCAGCTGCACCAGCCCAGCCAGCTGTCGTCCTCCCTCAAGCTGTTGGAGATACatcagaggaggagacagag GATGGCAACCCTGCCCCTAAAGCTGCTCTTGCTGCCCCCCTTAACtctgatgaggaagaggaggcagaggaggcagaggaggtggAAGCATCTGAGGCTGAGCCAGCCGTGGTGCCTGAAGCAAATCCAGAAGCTGTGGTTGACGCCCCTGTAGATGTTGCACCAGTCAATGCTGCTGGCATtcatgctgctgctcctgctgttgATGCTGCTGCCGttgatgctgctgcagttgaTGCTGCTGCCGTTGATGCTGCTGCcgttgatgctgctgctgttgatacTGCGGCCATAGATGCTGCAGCCGTTGATGCTCCTGCCGTTGATGCTCCTGCCGTTGATGCTCCTGCTGTTGATCCTACTGctgttgatgctgctgctgtcgatgctgttgctgctgatgtGCCTCCTGTTGATGTTGCGCCAGCGGCCCCTGAGGTGTCTGTTGATGTGGCTGTAGCAGATGTCCCTGCTGCTTCTGATGCTGGTGCTCCTGATGCTGCCCCAGAGACTGACATGACTGGGGTGGCAGCAGATCCTGCTGTGCCATTGTAG